A region of Oncorhynchus masou masou isolate Uvic2021 chromosome 29, UVic_Omas_1.1, whole genome shotgun sequence DNA encodes the following proteins:
- the LOC135519839 gene encoding E3 SUMO-protein ligase NSE2-like, with protein sequence MQLKLFSIFSYLDTNTSTSTRLQPVYTITARKVVRCVLSKAGTKTCTPVLQGLGLDILASAPIYRGSFHVLDFNMSLSAVHSTLSSLKTCQTDIGTGMDIVTDVALDVAETAGTENDAVLKKLEVMMLECAKLDQEITCFVEVVNCVTAEVRNQEPEAMFRLKSLVKEKFTERHGRLSEGELQNHVKLVSFKENVRNTLKTVNPEAAEDMDEELDEDVALCLFILHSTSVEVGQSPNCRGALST encoded by the exons ATGCAGCTAAAGTTGTTTAGTATTTTCTCTTATTTAGACACcaacacatctacatctacacgTCTACAACCTGTATATACCATCACAGCGAGGAAAGTCGTGAG GTGTGTTTTGAGCaaggctggaacaaaaacctgcacACCAGTTCTCCAGGGCTTAGGGTTGGACATCCTGGCATCTGCTCCAATATACCGAGG ATCCTTTCATGTTTTAGATTTCAACATGTCCTTGAGTGCAGTCCACTCCACACTGTCTAGTCTGAAAACATGTCAGACGGATATTGGAACGGGGATGGACATTGTGACCGACGTTGCTCTGGACGTGGCAGAGACcgcag GAACTGAGAATGATGCCGTCCTGAAGAAGCTGGAGGTGATGATGCTGGAGTGTGCCAAACTGGACCAGGAGATCACCTGCTTCGTTGAGGTGGTGAACTGTGTCACTGCAGAG GTGAGGAACCAGGAGCCCGAGGCCATGTTCAGACTGAAgtctctggtgaaggagaagttCACTGAGAGACACGGCCGTCTGTCTGAGGGAGAGCTGCAGAACCACGTCAAGCTGGTCAGCTTTAAGGAGAACGTCAGAAACACACTCAAAACAg TGAACCCTGAGGCAGCAGAGGATATGGACGAGGAGCTGGATGAGGATGTTGCT CTGTGTCTCTTTATTTTACACAGTACCAGTGTAGAAGTGGGCCAGAGCCCGAACTGCAGAGGCGCCCTGTCGACCTGA